One Novipirellula galeiformis DNA segment encodes these proteins:
- a CDS encoding tetratricopeptide repeat protein: MSTCRYLLTVILCAVSLASPTVANDLQTAENQFREGNYSAVETLAAAQVESGIWNERWPRLLIQARLEQGKYADALQDYEAAIKRYPTNMTLRMLGMKAMRFNDQSERAEQESKRFFQLLQSSPLRYASRDNLIATGRYFVSEGEDARQILEMFYDRVRDANPDFLEAYLATAELALEKGDYKVAAETLEAADRIDDSDPQTAYLMARAFETSNAQIANEAMLRALKRNPNHIPTLLMQAESAIDRELYEAAESKLTAVLKINPSEPDAWALRAVMAHLDGDRDREQEMRSKALSTWSKNPRVDHLIGSKLSQKYRFAEGAAYQRLALEMDPNHHAASFQLAQDLLRLGNDDRGWTLAKEVVEKDQYNVVAHNLLTLYDRIKDFSVLEADDIHVRMDPYEASLYGDAVLELLREARVTLCKKYDIEPEGPIMVEIFPEQRDFAIRTFGLPGGAGFLGVCFGRVITANSPASQGERPSNWKSVLWHEFCHVVTLEKTKNRMPRWLSEGISVYEERMRNPAWGESMTPQYREMILSDALTPVSKLSSSFLSPPSPLHLQFAYFESSLVVEFLIEKHGIESLKTVLVSLGDGLSIGDALGQSVGSLDRLDVEFAAFAREKANAFAPNADWSRTEIPKAATSVELADWVEAHPTNYWALRRLADVWVADNEDKKALPLLEKIVELGAVTQERGGPLERLADVYQRLGHEKREREIREQILELSSDALPSLRRLIEIATQHEDWQQVLDYSERVLAIQPLQPFGYERLATAAKELKKPGQEIRACKALLQMNPIDPAGIYYRLARASSQAGDSAAAKRYVLLALQDAPRYRDAHRLLLEIVSNE, translated from the coding sequence TTGTCTACCTGCCGTTACTTATTGACCGTTATTCTTTGTGCGGTTTCGTTGGCTTCGCCGACGGTTGCCAATGATTTGCAAACGGCCGAAAATCAATTTCGCGAGGGTAATTATTCCGCAGTCGAAACCCTTGCGGCGGCTCAAGTCGAAAGTGGAATTTGGAATGAGCGTTGGCCGCGATTGCTGATCCAAGCTCGACTTGAACAAGGCAAATACGCCGACGCTTTGCAAGACTACGAGGCCGCCATCAAGCGGTACCCCACCAACATGACGTTAAGAATGTTGGGGATGAAAGCGATGCGTTTCAACGATCAAAGCGAACGCGCCGAACAGGAGAGCAAGCGATTTTTCCAACTGTTGCAAAGCTCGCCGCTTCGCTACGCCAGTCGCGATAACCTGATTGCCACGGGCCGGTATTTTGTCTCCGAAGGCGAGGATGCGCGGCAAATTTTGGAGATGTTTTACGACCGCGTTCGTGACGCCAATCCTGATTTCCTGGAAGCTTACCTTGCCACCGCTGAACTCGCGTTAGAAAAAGGCGATTACAAGGTTGCTGCGGAAACGCTTGAGGCGGCCGATCGAATCGATGATTCCGACCCGCAAACCGCCTACCTGATGGCTCGAGCGTTTGAGACTTCCAACGCACAAATTGCCAATGAAGCGATGCTGCGTGCATTGAAGCGGAACCCCAATCACATCCCGACGTTGTTGATGCAAGCCGAATCCGCGATTGATCGCGAGCTGTACGAGGCTGCGGAAAGCAAGCTTACTGCGGTGCTAAAAATCAACCCTTCGGAACCCGACGCCTGGGCTCTGCGAGCGGTGATGGCACACCTCGATGGCGACCGTGATCGTGAACAGGAAATGCGTTCCAAGGCGCTCAGCACTTGGAGCAAGAACCCACGCGTCGACCATTTGATCGGCAGTAAATTATCTCAGAAGTATCGCTTTGCCGAAGGCGCCGCGTATCAACGTCTGGCTCTCGAGATGGATCCCAACCATCACGCCGCGAGTTTCCAACTGGCTCAAGATTTGCTTCGCCTGGGAAACGATGATCGTGGATGGACCTTGGCCAAAGAGGTCGTCGAGAAGGACCAATACAATGTCGTCGCGCATAACCTGCTCACTCTTTATGACCGCATCAAGGATTTCAGTGTTTTAGAGGCAGACGACATTCATGTGCGGATGGATCCCTACGAAGCAAGTTTGTATGGCGATGCGGTCCTTGAATTGTTACGCGAAGCACGGGTGACGTTGTGTAAAAAATACGACATTGAGCCCGAAGGTCCGATCATGGTCGAAATTTTCCCCGAGCAACGGGACTTTGCCATTCGCACCTTTGGTTTGCCGGGCGGCGCGGGGTTTTTGGGCGTTTGCTTTGGACGTGTGATCACCGCTAATAGTCCAGCCAGTCAGGGCGAACGCCCCTCGAATTGGAAAAGCGTCCTGTGGCACGAGTTTTGTCATGTCGTGACGCTTGAGAAAACCAAGAACCGAATGCCACGCTGGCTCAGCGAAGGAATCTCGGTCTACGAAGAACGGATGCGAAATCCCGCTTGGGGCGAATCGATGACGCCTCAATATCGCGAGATGATTTTGAGTGATGCGTTGACTCCCGTCAGTAAGCTGAGTTCATCGTTCTTGAGTCCACCATCTCCGCTGCATCTGCAGTTTGCTTATTTTGAGTCCTCGTTGGTCGTTGAATTCTTGATCGAAAAGCATGGTATCGAATCGCTAAAAACGGTCCTCGTTTCACTAGGCGACGGGCTGTCGATCGGCGATGCGTTGGGGCAATCGGTCGGATCGCTCGATCGACTTGATGTCGAATTCGCCGCCTTCGCACGTGAAAAAGCAAACGCATTTGCACCCAATGCTGACTGGTCCCGCACGGAGATTCCCAAAGCTGCAACGTCCGTTGAACTGGCCGATTGGGTGGAGGCTCATCCGACGAACTACTGGGCGCTGCGAAGACTTGCCGACGTCTGGGTTGCGGACAATGAGGACAAAAAGGCATTACCGCTACTCGAAAAAATCGTCGAACTCGGCGCGGTGACGCAGGAGCGAGGAGGTCCGCTTGAACGATTGGCTGACGTTTATCAGCGATTGGGGCACGAAAAACGCGAACGCGAGATACGGGAACAGATTCTGGAACTTTCGAGCGATGCCTTGCCGTCGCTGCGGCGTTTAATCGAGATCGCAACGCAACACGAGGACTGGCAACAGGTGTTGGACTACAGCGAACGCGTCCTTGCAATCCAGCCGCTTCAACCGTTTGGCTATGAACGCTTAGCCACAGCTGCGAAGGAGCTCAAGAAACCCGGACAGGAAATCCGAGCATGCAAGGCGCTGTTGCAAATGAATCCGATCGACCCCGCAGGGATCTATTATCGGCTCGCCCGCGCGAGTTCTCAAGCAGGCGACTCTGCAGCGGCAAAACGGTACGTGTTGCTGGCACTCCAAGACGCCCCCCGCTACCGCGACGCCCACCGTTTGTTATTGGAGATCGTATCGAATGAGTAA
- a CDS encoding DUF4159 domain-containing protein produces the protein MRRSILFSLLFTLVAGIALAQRGVWWSRPTETTKRNGVPDWEVDPNFPGDLFTFVRIKYNSYGGRGGGGGWATDYRDSDLNFSLRLQQLTSLKVNPEPIVLELTDDRLFDYPFIYIIEPGSLVFSQAEVAALRQYCLNGGFLMVDDFWGDSQYENMRRELKRVFPDRDPVEVPLAHEIFHNVYDLKEKPQVPAINAARRNMAGEIGSWERASDGSDTSTPHYRAINDDEGRIMVFICHNTDLGDGWEREGENQWYFEEFSVKKAYPMGINIVTYAMTH, from the coding sequence ATGCGACGTTCAATACTGTTCAGCCTGCTGTTCACCCTCGTTGCTGGCATCGCATTAGCTCAACGTGGCGTGTGGTGGAGTCGACCGACCGAAACCACCAAACGTAACGGAGTCCCGGACTGGGAAGTCGACCCGAATTTCCCAGGCGATTTGTTTACGTTTGTACGGATCAAATACAACTCATATGGCGGTCGCGGTGGCGGCGGGGGTTGGGCGACCGATTACCGCGACAGCGACTTGAACTTCTCACTCCGCTTGCAACAACTGACCTCGCTGAAGGTCAATCCCGAACCGATTGTCCTGGAATTGACCGATGATCGATTGTTTGATTATCCGTTCATCTACATCATCGAACCCGGCAGTTTGGTTTTCAGTCAAGCCGAAGTCGCTGCACTCCGCCAGTACTGTTTGAACGGCGGCTTTTTGATGGTCGATGATTTCTGGGGCGATTCACAATACGAAAACATGCGACGTGAATTAAAACGAGTCTTTCCCGATCGTGATCCGGTGGAAGTTCCGCTTGCGCACGAGATCTTTCACAACGTCTACGATCTGAAAGAGAAGCCGCAAGTGCCCGCGATCAACGCGGCTCGGCGAAACATGGCGGGCGAGATCGGCTCGTGGGAAAGGGCGTCCGACGGAAGCGATACCAGTACGCCGCATTACCGTGCGATCAACGACGACGAAGGGCGGATCATGGTCTTCATTTGCCACAACACCGATCTCGGCGACGGCTGGGAACGCGAAGGCGAGAATCAATGGTACTTTGAAGAGTTTTCCGTCAAGAAAGCCTACCCCATGGGCATCAACATCGTGACCTACGCGATGACTCACTAA
- a CDS encoding AAA family ATPase, with translation MSTEALSVEEEARTVEQIREGRERIYAELSKTIIGQHDVIEQLLVSLFAGGHCLITGAPGLAKTLLVRSVAQIFHLKFQRIQFTPDLMPADITGTEILEDSGGGHRKMTFVKGPIFANVVLADEINRTPPKTQAALLEAMQEHQVTAAGRRYPLDEPFFVLATQNPIEMEGTYPLPEAQLDRFMFNVLIDYLPPKDELAVVMQTTSRRAEPIQPLFTGEDILRFHETVRRVPIAEEVGAYAVRLAASTRPDRDQTPDFINQWVSWGAGLRAAQTLVLGAKARALLSGNAHVRMDDIRALAHPTLRHRVLLSYKAEAEGVTIENVIDQLLQAVPTEMS, from the coding sequence ATGAGCACTGAAGCATTATCAGTGGAAGAAGAAGCACGCACGGTCGAGCAAATTCGCGAAGGCCGCGAGCGAATCTATGCCGAGCTTTCCAAGACCATCATCGGTCAACACGATGTGATCGAACAATTGCTAGTCAGCCTATTTGCGGGCGGACACTGTTTGATCACCGGGGCACCTGGGTTGGCCAAAACGCTGCTAGTCCGCAGCGTTGCTCAAATCTTTCACTTGAAATTTCAACGCATTCAGTTCACTCCGGATCTGATGCCTGCGGACATCACCGGCACCGAAATTTTGGAAGATTCCGGAGGCGGGCATCGTAAGATGACGTTTGTCAAAGGCCCGATCTTTGCCAACGTCGTCTTGGCGGACGAAATCAACCGGACGCCGCCCAAAACGCAGGCTGCATTACTCGAAGCGATGCAGGAACATCAAGTCACGGCTGCGGGACGTCGCTATCCGCTCGATGAGCCGTTTTTTGTGCTGGCGACACAAAACCCGATCGAAATGGAAGGAACTTATCCGCTACCCGAAGCTCAGTTGGACCGCTTCATGTTCAACGTGCTGATTGACTATCTGCCACCCAAGGATGAGTTGGCGGTGGTCATGCAAACGACCTCGCGACGTGCCGAACCGATCCAACCTTTGTTTACGGGCGAAGATATTTTGCGGTTTCATGAAACCGTTCGCCGCGTGCCAATTGCCGAGGAAGTGGGGGCGTATGCCGTTCGCTTGGCCGCATCGACGCGGCCCGATCGCGACCAAACTCCCGATTTCATCAACCAATGGGTCAGCTGGGGCGCGGGGCTGCGAGCGGCACAAACGCTGGTGCTCGGTGCCAAAGCGCGAGCGCTGCTGTCGGGCAATGCCCACGTGCGAATGGATGACATCCGTGCCCTTGCCCACCCCACACTACGTCATCGTGTCTTGCTCAGCTACAAAGCGGAAGCCGAAGGCGTCACGATCGAAAATGTGATCGACCAATTGTTGCAAGCTGTGCCCACGGAGATGTCGTGA
- a CDS encoding DUF58 domain-containing protein, whose translation MVQPSRGDIASIDPSAIMRIKNLQLRAKTVVEGFFDGLHRSPMHGSSVEFSEYRPYTVGDDLRGLDWKRFARSDRLYIKKFEDETNRNCYLVVDQSRSMGYGSIDYSKIEYARTLAATFAYFLSLQRDCVGVLTFDEAIGEFIPARRRVGHLHQMLVALSRPLSGKGTDIDSPLKQIANLVGRRGLVIMISDLLTPTESLRTNLAYLRSRGHEVVILRTLDPAEIDFQLESPSMVLDMETGREIYLDPEVAAAHYQEQFAEHRKQLQIVCSSLGVSLHEIVTSEPLHDSLFHLLNSQQRRSRGAARAGMLARSARSGGTS comes from the coding sequence ATGGTCCAGCCTTCTCGCGGCGATATTGCCTCGATTGATCCGTCGGCGATCATGCGAATCAAGAATTTGCAGCTGCGGGCAAAGACGGTCGTCGAAGGATTTTTCGATGGGCTGCACCGAAGCCCTATGCATGGATCGTCGGTGGAATTCAGTGAGTATCGGCCTTACACCGTCGGTGACGATCTGCGTGGATTGGATTGGAAACGATTTGCTCGCAGCGATCGCTTGTATATCAAAAAGTTCGAAGACGAAACGAATCGCAATTGTTATCTAGTGGTCGATCAGAGCCGGTCGATGGGCTACGGATCGATCGATTACAGCAAGATTGAATACGCGAGAACCTTGGCAGCGACGTTCGCCTATTTTCTATCGCTGCAACGGGATTGTGTCGGGGTGCTGACCTTTGACGAGGCGATTGGCGAGTTCATTCCCGCTCGACGCCGAGTCGGTCACCTGCATCAAATGTTGGTAGCGCTTTCACGCCCGCTAAGCGGCAAAGGAACCGACATTGATTCACCGCTGAAACAGATTGCCAATCTTGTCGGGCGACGCGGCTTGGTAATCATGATCTCGGACTTGTTAACCCCCACCGAATCGCTGCGGACCAATCTGGCCTACCTAAGATCGCGGGGGCATGAGGTCGTGATATTGCGGACCTTGGATCCGGCAGAAATCGATTTCCAGCTCGAATCGCCCAGTATGGTGCTGGACATGGAAACCGGACGCGAAATCTATTTGGATCCCGAGGTCGCCGCAGCCCATTACCAAGAACAGTTTGCCGAACACCGAAAACAGCTGCAAATCGTGTGCAGTTCGTTGGGAGTCAGTCTGCATGAGATCGTGACCAGCGAACCGCTTCATGATTCGTTGTTTCATTTACTGAATTCACAACAGCGGCGGTCCCGTGGTGCCGCTCGCGCCGGGATGCTGGCTCGGTCCGCTCGCAGCGGAGGCACTTCATGA
- a CDS encoding BatA domain-containing protein, with the protein MSLLAPLYFAGALAIGLPILFHLIRRQPKGNIAFSSLMFLKPTPPRLTRRSRLDNWLLLLIRSLAILLLAAAFARPFFRSEAVTDSDASGQRFVLLLDTSASMKRVGVWEHAIGQVDRVIGELGKNDQLAIVAFDHEPRTLFPFEQSDELAADQRFSAARLSLQDLAPSWQDSDLGRALVYAADIAAASEAYQDGDQRDANLILISDMQSGSEIESLQRFTWPENVKLDVRAVRGKNAGNAWARILQSSGEDADAEGDPSGATSKRSGSRTEKRRVRVSNAVGTNASDFRLAWMTAENKTIDAMPVHVPPGESRTVSLPLPNADVTSLVLSGDEEPYDNAAYLVLPQPETANIVFVGDEENKQDPRDRLLYYLKQVPFDTPQRMVTITTDTNLIPDGPVQPGNAESTPMVVVTQPVDDAMAGRIGRFADAGGTVLLVLSEPDANWSSTLTALFEKSDEEAPGIEVSEAKLDDYAMLSHIDFEHPVFLPMADPQFNDFTKARFWSHRQISGLPEATKVLAKFDNGDPALIEHSVGDGHLIVLAAGWQPQASQLSLSTKFIPLMFSIFDRGRRARADGNRYRVGDRLDEAFGNPTPIAAPEGDESELTTLDSDNRLNRPGVFRMDQDGKTQTIAVNLVDSESRVEPMDATSLEKFGVLLGKSQSNVARKESERQSKDVELESNQKLWQWLMAAAMGLLVTETLLVRIRQ; encoded by the coding sequence ATGAGTTTGTTGGCCCCTCTGTATTTCGCCGGAGCGTTGGCGATCGGGCTGCCGATCCTGTTCCATTTGATCCGCCGTCAACCCAAAGGGAACATTGCATTCAGCTCGTTAATGTTCTTGAAACCGACGCCACCGCGATTGACGCGTCGCAGTCGGTTGGACAATTGGCTGCTGTTGCTGATTCGCTCGCTGGCGATTTTGTTGCTTGCCGCAGCGTTTGCGCGTCCCTTTTTTCGCAGCGAAGCGGTTACCGATTCCGACGCGAGCGGGCAGCGTTTTGTGCTGTTGCTTGATACCAGTGCCAGCATGAAACGAGTTGGCGTTTGGGAGCATGCGATCGGGCAAGTCGATCGCGTGATCGGCGAGCTAGGGAAAAACGATCAGCTTGCAATCGTCGCTTTTGATCATGAACCCAGGACGCTGTTCCCATTCGAACAGTCCGACGAATTGGCCGCCGACCAGCGTTTTTCGGCTGCTCGGTTATCGCTTCAGGATCTCGCCCCGTCGTGGCAAGATTCGGATTTGGGGCGAGCACTCGTTTACGCTGCCGACATTGCCGCAGCCAGCGAGGCGTATCAGGATGGCGATCAACGCGATGCAAATTTGATCTTGATTAGTGACATGCAATCCGGAAGTGAGATTGAAAGTCTGCAGCGTTTCACTTGGCCCGAGAACGTCAAGTTGGACGTGCGTGCGGTGCGTGGCAAGAACGCGGGCAACGCCTGGGCTCGGATATTGCAGTCGTCCGGCGAGGATGCTGATGCCGAGGGCGATCCGAGCGGTGCGACATCCAAACGAAGCGGATCTCGAACTGAAAAACGCCGCGTCCGCGTCTCCAATGCGGTGGGGACAAACGCAAGCGACTTTCGTCTGGCCTGGATGACCGCTGAAAACAAAACCATCGACGCGATGCCAGTACACGTTCCGCCGGGTGAATCACGAACCGTCTCACTGCCCCTTCCCAACGCCGACGTGACCTCGTTAGTTCTCAGCGGCGACGAAGAACCCTATGACAATGCTGCATATCTCGTTCTGCCCCAACCCGAAACTGCCAATATCGTCTTCGTTGGTGATGAGGAAAATAAACAAGATCCGCGAGACCGTTTGCTGTACTACTTAAAACAAGTCCCCTTTGATACACCGCAGCGGATGGTGACAATCACCACCGATACGAATTTGATTCCCGACGGTCCAGTTCAGCCTGGCAATGCAGAATCCACGCCGATGGTGGTGGTGACGCAACCGGTCGATGATGCGATGGCGGGACGGATCGGGCGATTTGCGGATGCGGGAGGGACGGTGTTGCTCGTGCTCTCCGAACCCGATGCAAACTGGTCATCGACACTGACCGCTCTGTTTGAAAAAAGTGACGAAGAAGCACCGGGAATCGAAGTTTCCGAAGCAAAACTGGACGACTACGCGATGCTTTCTCACATCGATTTCGAACATCCTGTGTTTTTGCCGATGGCGGATCCACAATTCAACGATTTCACCAAAGCTCGGTTTTGGTCTCATCGCCAAATCAGCGGGTTACCCGAGGCAACCAAGGTGTTGGCAAAGTTTGATAACGGTGATCCTGCGTTGATCGAACATTCCGTCGGGGATGGGCATCTGATTGTGCTGGCTGCGGGATGGCAACCCCAGGCTAGTCAGTTATCGCTGTCAACTAAATTCATCCCTTTGATGTTTAGCATCTTCGATCGTGGTCGACGTGCTCGGGCGGACGGCAATCGCTACCGAGTAGGCGATCGATTGGACGAAGCATTCGGGAATCCAACTCCAATAGCAGCACCCGAAGGCGATGAGTCTGAATTGACAACGTTGGATTCCGACAATCGTTTGAATCGTCCGGGTGTCTTTCGGATGGATCAAGATGGCAAGACACAAACGATTGCAGTCAACCTAGTGGATTCGGAAAGCCGCGTGGAGCCAATGGACGCGACGTCGCTCGAAAAGTTCGGAGTCCTATTGGGGAAGTCACAGTCGAACGTCGCTCGAAAAGAGTCTGAGCGACAATCGAAGGATGTTGAGCTCGAAAGCAACCAAAAACTGTGGCAGTGGTTGATGGCTGCCGCGATGGGGTTGTTGGTCACTGAAACTTTGCTGGTCCGAATACGCCAATAA